Within Caldalkalibacillus thermarum, the genomic segment GAAGTGATCAAGATTCACAGTGAACCTCTGTATCTCATTTATATGCTGGGCTTTACTCCCGGATTTCCCTACTTGGGCGGCATGTCCAAACGGATCGCCACACCGCGTCTGGATGTGCCCCGTTCTCTAGTCCCGGCCGGTTCAGTGGGAATTGCCGGTGAACAAACAGGGATTTATCCTATGGAAACCCCCGGGGGATGGCAAATCATCGGCCGCACGCCCGTTAAACTTTACGATCCTTCGCGGGAACCATCCATCCTGCTTAAAGCAGGAAATTATGTGAAGTTTGTGCCCATCTCATATGATGAGTACACACGAATTGAAAAAGCGATTGAGCAAGGATGTTACCAACCCCGAATAACGACATACGGGAGGGAAACATGATGGCCTATGAAGTGGATTTAAACAGTGA encodes:
- the pxpB gene encoding 5-oxoprolinase subunit PxpB; its protein translation is MFKITPLGDTGIRVQLGNTISPGINQLIRSFSLLLEQDKHPGIIEWIPTYTSITLFYDPYVIGYEELTAYLGHIKGKLHQADTPAADVIHIPTCYGGKLGPDLENVARHNGLAPDEVIKIHSEPLYLIYMLGFTPGFPYLGGMSKRIATPRLDVPRSLVPAGSVGIAGEQTGIYPMETPGGWQIIGRTPVKLYDPSREPSILLKAGNYVKFVPISYDEYTRIEKAIEQGCYQPRITTYGRET